A section of the Neofelis nebulosa isolate mNeoNeb1 chromosome 12, mNeoNeb1.pri, whole genome shotgun sequence genome encodes:
- the CRB2 gene encoding protein crumbs homolog 2 isoform X2, translating to MALARPGTLAPRPPAPLLLQLLLLSPALALLGGTVPSETPSVCASDPCAPGAECQAMENGGYTCGPTEPRGCASQPCHHGALCVPQGPDPDGFRCYCVPGFQGPRCELDIDECASRPCHHGATCRNLADRYECHCPLGYAGVTCETEVDECASGPCLHGGSCLDGVGSYRCVCAPGYGGASCQLDLDECQSQPCAHGGRCHDLVNGFRCDCADTGYEGARCEQEVLECASAPCANNASCLEGLGTFRCLCWPGYSGQRCEVDEDECASGPCQHGGQCLQRSDPALYGGVQAAFPGTFSFRHAEGFLCRCPPGFEGLTCQEDVDECLSEPCLHGGTCDNTVAGYTCWCPETWGGHDCSVRLTGCQGHTCPPAATCIPTFKSGLHSYACRCPPGTHGPFCGQNTTFSVVAGSPVRASVPAGGPPGLALRFRTTLPAGALATRTDTQDSLELALAGGTLQATLWSHGNATVLPLGPLDLALNDGHWHQAEISLRPGVLELRLWHEDCPARLCVASSAVAPAPVASAAPTPARFCSAQLGGAAFEGCLQDVRVDGHLLLPEDLGKNVLLGCERREQCQPPPCAHGGACVDLWTHFHCKCPRPYSGPTCADEVPAATFGLGGTLSSASFLLHQLPGPNLTVSFLLRTREPAGLLLQLANDSVAGLTVFLSKGQIQAEVLGGPALVLPGRWDDGLRHLVMLSFGPDQLQGLGQEVHVGGRLLPADAQPWGGPFRGCLQDLRLNDLHLRFFPPLPGNSSQPGELGSRQSWNLTMGCVSEDTCSPDPCLNGGMCLVTWNDFHCTCPVNFTGPTCAQRLWCPGQPCLPPATCEEVPDGFVCVAEATFREGPAVAFSGHNASSGRSLSGLSLAFRTRDSEAGLLRAAAGAHTVWLAVRNGSLAAGVRSGRGLPRAVLPASGPPVADGAWHRVRLAMERPEAAASRWLLWLDGAATPVALRGLAGDLGFLRGPGAALVQLAENFTGCLGRVAVGGLPLPLASPRPGAAPGSQEHFSAWPGAPAPHLGCHGARVCVPSPCLHGGGCRDLFDAFACACGPGWEGLRCEARADPCRSAPCARGRCHSRPDGGFECRCPPGFVGPRCRLPVLPEACSLNFTCLNGGPCEGGPRAANCSCQEGFAGQRCQIPCEANPCLNGGTCRAAGGVYECICSARFSGQFCEVVKSLPLPLPFPLLEVAVPAACACLLLLLLGLLSGILAARKRRQSEGTYSPSQQEVAGARLEMDSVLKVPPEERLI from the exons ATGGCGCTGGCCAGGCCGGGGACCCTGGCCCCCAGGCCCccggcccctctcctgctgcaGCTGCTGCTCTTGAGTCCTGCCCTGGCCCTCCTGGGTG GAACGGTGCCATCGGAGACCCCAAGTGTCTGTGCCTCAGACCCGTGCGCTCCAGGGGCCGAGTGCCAGGCTATGGAGAATGGTGGCTACACCTGTGGGCCCACAGAGCCCCGGGGTTGTGCCAGCCAGCCATGCCACCATGGCGCTCTGTGTGTGCCCCAGGGCCCAGATCCCGATGGCTTCCGCTGCTACTGCGTGCCCGGATTCCAGGGCCCACGCTGTGAGCTGGACATTGACGAGTGTGCATCCCGGCCCTGCCACCACGGGGCCACCTGTCGCAACCTGGCTGATCGCTATGAGTGCCACTGCCCCCTTGGCTATGCAG GGGTGACCTGCGAGACGGAGGTGGACGAGTGTGCCTCGGGGCCCTGCCTGCACGGGGGCTCGTGCCTGGACGGCGTGGGCTCCTACCGCTGCGTGTGCGCGCCGGGCTACGGGGGCGCGAGCTGCCAGCTGGACCTGGACGAGTGCCAGAGCCAGCCGTGCGCGCACGGGGGCCGGTGCCACGACCTGGTCAACGG GTTCCGGTGCGACTGCGCGGACACGGGCTACGAGGGTGCGCGCTGCGAGCAGGAGGTGCTGGAGTGCGCGTCGGCTCCCTGCGCGAACAACGCGTCCTGCCTCGAGGGCCTCGGGACCTTCCGCTGCCTCTGCTGGCCAG GCTACAGTGGCCAGCGGTGCGAGGTGGATGAGGACGAGTGTGCGTCGGGCCCCTGCCAGCATGGGGGACAGTGCCTGCAGCGCTCAGACCCAGCCCTCTACGGAGGCGTCCAGGCTGCCTTCCCCGGCACCTTCAGCTTCCGTCACGCTGAGGGTTTCCTATGCCGCTGCCCTCCGGGCTTTGAGG GCCTGACGTGTCAGGAAGATGTGGACGAATGCCTGTCGGAGCCCTGCCTCCATGGCGGGACCTGTGATAACACCGTGGCAGGCTATACCTGCTGGTGCCCGGAGACCTGGGGCGGGCACGACTGCTCTGTGCGGCTCACCGGCTGCCAGGGCCACACTTGCCCACCCGCTGCCACCTGCATCCCCACCTTCAAGTCTGGGCTCCATAGCTATGCCTGCCGCTGCCCACCTGGTACCCACGGACCTTTTTGTGGCCAGAACACCACCTTCTCTGTGGTGGCTGGGAGCCCTGTGCGGGCCTCGGTGCCAGCTGGAGGTCCCCCGGGTCTGGCACTGAGGTTTCGCACCACACTACCTGCCGGTGCCTTGGCCACTCGCACTGACACTCAGGACAGCTTGGAGCTGGCACTGGCGGGGGGCACGCTTCAGGCCACACTCTGGAGCCATGGCAACGCCACCGTGCTTCCCCTGGGGCCGCTGGACCTGGCCCTAAATGATGGCCACTGGCACCAAGCCGAGATTTCGCTCCGCCCGGGGGTCCTGGAGCTGCGGCTCTGGCATGAGGACTGCCCTGCCCGGCTGTGTGTGGCTTCCAGTGCTGTGGCCCCAGCTCCCGTGGCTTCCGCGGCACCGACGCCTGCCAGGTTCTGCTCCGCCCAGCTGGGTGGCGCAGCCTTCGAAGGCTGCCTCCAGGACGTGCGTGTGGACGGTCACCTCCTGCTGCCTGAGGATCTCGGCAAGAATGTCCTCCTGGGCTGCGAGCGCCGTGAACAGTGTCAGCCTCCGCCTTGTGCCCATGGAGGGGCCTGCGTGGACCTGTGGACTCACTTCCACTGCAAATGCCCCCGGCCCTACAGTGGTCCTACATGTGCTGATG AGGTTCCTGCTGCCACCTTTGGCTTGGGGGGCACCCTGAGCTCTGCCTCCTTCTTGCTCCACCAGCTGCCAGGCCCCAACCTCACCGTGTCCTTCCTCCTCCGTACTCGGGAACCTGCTGGCCTGCTGCTCCAACTTGCCAATGACTCAGTAGCTGGGCTAACAGTATTCCTGAGCAAGGGCCAGATCCAGGCTGAGGTGCTGGGCGGGCCCGCTCTGGTGCTCCCTGGGCGCTGGGATGATGGGCTCCGCCACCTGGTGATGCTCAGCTTCGGGCCTGACCAGCTGCAGGGCTTGGGGCAGGAGGTGCACGTGGGTGGGAGGCTCCTCCCTGCAGACGCCCAGCCCTGGGGTGGGCCCTTCCGAGGCTGCCTCCAGGACCTGCGACTCAATGACCTCCACCTCCGATTCTTTCCGCCGCTGCCGGGGAACTCAAGCCAGCCCGGCGAGCTGGGCAGCAGGCAGTCCTGGAACCTCACCATGGGCTGCGTCTCCGAGGACACATGCAGT CCTGACCCCTGTCTCAATGGTGGAATGTGTCTCGTCACCTGGAATGACTTCCACTGCACCTGCCCTGTCAACTTCACGGGGCCAACATGTGCCCAGCGGCTGTGGTGTCCTGGCCAGCCCTGCCTCCCGCCTGCCACCTGCGAGGAGGTCCCCGATGGCTTTGTCT GTGTGGCCGAAGCCACGTTCCGCGAGGGCCCCGCCGTCGCTTTCAGCGGGCACAACGCGTCGTCGGGGCGCTCGCTCAGCGGCCTCTCGCTGGCCTTCCGCACGCGCGACTCCGAGGCCGGGCTGCTGCGCGCCGCCGCGGGCGCCCACACCGTCTGGCTGGCAGTGCGCAACGGCTCCCTGGCGGCGGGCGTGCGCAGCGGCCGCGGCCTGCCCAGGGCGGTGCTGCCGGCGTCGGGGCCGCCCGTGGCCGATGGCGCCTGGCACCGCGTGCGCCTGGCCATGGAGCGCCCGGAGGCCGCCGCGTCGCGCTGGCTGCTGTGGCTGGACGGCGCGGCGACGCCCGTGGCGCTGCGCGGCCTGGCCGGCGACCTGGGCTTCCTGCGCGGTCCGGGCGCCGCGCTCGTCCAGCTGGCTGAGAACTTCACCGGCTGCCTGGGTCGCGTGGCCGTGGGCGGCCTCCCGCTGCCCCTGGCGTCCCCGCGGCCCGGCGCGGCCCCCGGCTCGCAGGAGCACTTCTCGGCCTGGCCCGGGGCGCCGGCCCCGCACCTCGGCTGCCACGGCGCGCGCGTGTGTGTCCCCTCGCCCTGCCTGCACGGCGGCGGCTGCCGAGACCTCTTCGACGCCTTCGCCTGCGCCTGCGGCCCGGGCTGGGAGGGCCTGCGCTGCGAGGCCCGCGCCGACCCGTGTCGCTCGGCGCCCTGTGCTCGAGGTCGCTGCCACTCGCGCCCCGACGGCGGTTTCGAGTGCCGCTGCCCGCCTGGCTTCGTGGGCCCGCGCTGCAG ACTGCCTGTCCTGCCAGAGGCGTGCAGCTTGAACTTCACCTGCCTCAATGGTGGCCCCTGTGAGGGTGGGCCCCGGGCTGCCAACTGCAGCTGCCAGGAGGGCTTTGCTGGCCAGAG ATGTCAGATCCCCTGTGAAGCCAACCCCTGCTTGAACGGGGGCACCTGCCGGGCAGCCGGTGGGGTGTATGAATGTATCTGCAGTGCGAGGTTCTCAGGCCAGTTCTGTGAAGTGGTG AAAAGCCTGCCGCTGCCACTGCCGTTCCCGCTGCTGGAGGTGGCGGTGCCCGCGGCCTGcgcctgcctcctcctcctcctcctgggcctcctcTCAGGGATCCTGGCGGCCAGGAAGCGCCGCCAGTCAGAGGGCACCTACAGCCCGAGCCAGCAGGAGGTGGCTGGGGCCCGGCTGGAGATGGACAGTGTCCTCAAGGTGCCGCCCGAGGAGAGACTCATCTAG
- the CRB2 gene encoding protein crumbs homolog 2 isoform X4 gives MALARPGTLAPRPPAPLLLQLLLLSPALALLGGTVPSETPSVCASDPCAPGAECQAMENGGYTCGPTEPRGCASQPCHHGALCVPQGPDPDGFRCYCVPGFQGPRCELDIDECASRPCHHGATCRNLADRYECHCPLGYAGVTCETEVDECASGPCLHGGSCLDGVGSYRCVCAPGYGGASCQLDLDECQSQPCAHGGRCHDLVNGFRCDCADTGYEGARCEQEVLECASAPCANNASCLEGLGTFRCLCWPGLTCQEDVDECLSEPCLHGGTCDNTVAGYTCWCPETWGGHDCSVRLTGCQGHTCPPAATCIPTFKSGLHSYACRCPPGTHGPFCGQNTTFSVVAGSPVRASVPAGGPPGLALRFRTTLPAGALATRTDTQDSLELALAGGTLQATLWSHGNATVLPLGPLDLALNDGHWHQAEISLRPGVLELRLWHEDCPARLCVASSAVAPAPVASAAPTPARFCSAQLGGAAFEGCLQDVRVDGHLLLPEDLGKNVLLGCERREQCQPPPCAHGGACVDLWTHFHCKCPRPYSGPTCADEVPAATFGLGGTLSSASFLLHQLPGPNLTVSFLLRTREPAGLLLQLANDSVAGLTVFLSKGQIQAEVLGGPALVLPGRWDDGLRHLVMLSFGPDQLQGLGQEVHVGGRLLPADAQPWGGPFRGCLQDLRLNDLHLRFFPPLPGNSSQPGELGSRQSWNLTMGCVSEDTCSPDPCLNGGMCLVTWNDFHCTCPVNFTGPTCAQRLWCPGQPCLPPATCEEVPDGFVCVAEATFREGPAVAFSGHNASSGRSLSGLSLAFRTRDSEAGLLRAAAGAHTVWLAVRNGSLAAGVRSGRGLPRAVLPASGPPVADGAWHRVRLAMERPEAAASRWLLWLDGAATPVALRGLAGDLGFLRGPGAALVQLAENFTGCLGRVAVGGLPLPLASPRPGAAPGSQEHFSAWPGAPAPHLGCHGARVCVPSPCLHGGGCRDLFDAFACACGPGWEGLRCEARADPCRSAPCARGRCHSRPDGGFECRCPPGFVGPRCRLPVLPEACSLNFTCLNGGPCEGGPRAANCSCQEGFAGQRCQIPCEANPCLNGGTCRAAGGVYECICSARFSGQFCEVVKSLPLPLPFPLLEVAVPAACACLLLLLLGLLSGILAARKRRQSEGTYSPSQQEVAGARLEMDSVLKVPPEERLI, from the exons ATGGCGCTGGCCAGGCCGGGGACCCTGGCCCCCAGGCCCccggcccctctcctgctgcaGCTGCTGCTCTTGAGTCCTGCCCTGGCCCTCCTGGGTG GAACGGTGCCATCGGAGACCCCAAGTGTCTGTGCCTCAGACCCGTGCGCTCCAGGGGCCGAGTGCCAGGCTATGGAGAATGGTGGCTACACCTGTGGGCCCACAGAGCCCCGGGGTTGTGCCAGCCAGCCATGCCACCATGGCGCTCTGTGTGTGCCCCAGGGCCCAGATCCCGATGGCTTCCGCTGCTACTGCGTGCCCGGATTCCAGGGCCCACGCTGTGAGCTGGACATTGACGAGTGTGCATCCCGGCCCTGCCACCACGGGGCCACCTGTCGCAACCTGGCTGATCGCTATGAGTGCCACTGCCCCCTTGGCTATGCAG GGGTGACCTGCGAGACGGAGGTGGACGAGTGTGCCTCGGGGCCCTGCCTGCACGGGGGCTCGTGCCTGGACGGCGTGGGCTCCTACCGCTGCGTGTGCGCGCCGGGCTACGGGGGCGCGAGCTGCCAGCTGGACCTGGACGAGTGCCAGAGCCAGCCGTGCGCGCACGGGGGCCGGTGCCACGACCTGGTCAACGG GTTCCGGTGCGACTGCGCGGACACGGGCTACGAGGGTGCGCGCTGCGAGCAGGAGGTGCTGGAGTGCGCGTCGGCTCCCTGCGCGAACAACGCGTCCTGCCTCGAGGGCCTCGGGACCTTCCGCTGCCTCTGCTGGCCAG GCCTGACGTGTCAGGAAGATGTGGACGAATGCCTGTCGGAGCCCTGCCTCCATGGCGGGACCTGTGATAACACCGTGGCAGGCTATACCTGCTGGTGCCCGGAGACCTGGGGCGGGCACGACTGCTCTGTGCGGCTCACCGGCTGCCAGGGCCACACTTGCCCACCCGCTGCCACCTGCATCCCCACCTTCAAGTCTGGGCTCCATAGCTATGCCTGCCGCTGCCCACCTGGTACCCACGGACCTTTTTGTGGCCAGAACACCACCTTCTCTGTGGTGGCTGGGAGCCCTGTGCGGGCCTCGGTGCCAGCTGGAGGTCCCCCGGGTCTGGCACTGAGGTTTCGCACCACACTACCTGCCGGTGCCTTGGCCACTCGCACTGACACTCAGGACAGCTTGGAGCTGGCACTGGCGGGGGGCACGCTTCAGGCCACACTCTGGAGCCATGGCAACGCCACCGTGCTTCCCCTGGGGCCGCTGGACCTGGCCCTAAATGATGGCCACTGGCACCAAGCCGAGATTTCGCTCCGCCCGGGGGTCCTGGAGCTGCGGCTCTGGCATGAGGACTGCCCTGCCCGGCTGTGTGTGGCTTCCAGTGCTGTGGCCCCAGCTCCCGTGGCTTCCGCGGCACCGACGCCTGCCAGGTTCTGCTCCGCCCAGCTGGGTGGCGCAGCCTTCGAAGGCTGCCTCCAGGACGTGCGTGTGGACGGTCACCTCCTGCTGCCTGAGGATCTCGGCAAGAATGTCCTCCTGGGCTGCGAGCGCCGTGAACAGTGTCAGCCTCCGCCTTGTGCCCATGGAGGGGCCTGCGTGGACCTGTGGACTCACTTCCACTGCAAATGCCCCCGGCCCTACAGTGGTCCTACATGTGCTGATG AGGTTCCTGCTGCCACCTTTGGCTTGGGGGGCACCCTGAGCTCTGCCTCCTTCTTGCTCCACCAGCTGCCAGGCCCCAACCTCACCGTGTCCTTCCTCCTCCGTACTCGGGAACCTGCTGGCCTGCTGCTCCAACTTGCCAATGACTCAGTAGCTGGGCTAACAGTATTCCTGAGCAAGGGCCAGATCCAGGCTGAGGTGCTGGGCGGGCCCGCTCTGGTGCTCCCTGGGCGCTGGGATGATGGGCTCCGCCACCTGGTGATGCTCAGCTTCGGGCCTGACCAGCTGCAGGGCTTGGGGCAGGAGGTGCACGTGGGTGGGAGGCTCCTCCCTGCAGACGCCCAGCCCTGGGGTGGGCCCTTCCGAGGCTGCCTCCAGGACCTGCGACTCAATGACCTCCACCTCCGATTCTTTCCGCCGCTGCCGGGGAACTCAAGCCAGCCCGGCGAGCTGGGCAGCAGGCAGTCCTGGAACCTCACCATGGGCTGCGTCTCCGAGGACACATGCAGT CCTGACCCCTGTCTCAATGGTGGAATGTGTCTCGTCACCTGGAATGACTTCCACTGCACCTGCCCTGTCAACTTCACGGGGCCAACATGTGCCCAGCGGCTGTGGTGTCCTGGCCAGCCCTGCCTCCCGCCTGCCACCTGCGAGGAGGTCCCCGATGGCTTTGTCT GTGTGGCCGAAGCCACGTTCCGCGAGGGCCCCGCCGTCGCTTTCAGCGGGCACAACGCGTCGTCGGGGCGCTCGCTCAGCGGCCTCTCGCTGGCCTTCCGCACGCGCGACTCCGAGGCCGGGCTGCTGCGCGCCGCCGCGGGCGCCCACACCGTCTGGCTGGCAGTGCGCAACGGCTCCCTGGCGGCGGGCGTGCGCAGCGGCCGCGGCCTGCCCAGGGCGGTGCTGCCGGCGTCGGGGCCGCCCGTGGCCGATGGCGCCTGGCACCGCGTGCGCCTGGCCATGGAGCGCCCGGAGGCCGCCGCGTCGCGCTGGCTGCTGTGGCTGGACGGCGCGGCGACGCCCGTGGCGCTGCGCGGCCTGGCCGGCGACCTGGGCTTCCTGCGCGGTCCGGGCGCCGCGCTCGTCCAGCTGGCTGAGAACTTCACCGGCTGCCTGGGTCGCGTGGCCGTGGGCGGCCTCCCGCTGCCCCTGGCGTCCCCGCGGCCCGGCGCGGCCCCCGGCTCGCAGGAGCACTTCTCGGCCTGGCCCGGGGCGCCGGCCCCGCACCTCGGCTGCCACGGCGCGCGCGTGTGTGTCCCCTCGCCCTGCCTGCACGGCGGCGGCTGCCGAGACCTCTTCGACGCCTTCGCCTGCGCCTGCGGCCCGGGCTGGGAGGGCCTGCGCTGCGAGGCCCGCGCCGACCCGTGTCGCTCGGCGCCCTGTGCTCGAGGTCGCTGCCACTCGCGCCCCGACGGCGGTTTCGAGTGCCGCTGCCCGCCTGGCTTCGTGGGCCCGCGCTGCAG ACTGCCTGTCCTGCCAGAGGCGTGCAGCTTGAACTTCACCTGCCTCAATGGTGGCCCCTGTGAGGGTGGGCCCCGGGCTGCCAACTGCAGCTGCCAGGAGGGCTTTGCTGGCCAGAG ATGTCAGATCCCCTGTGAAGCCAACCCCTGCTTGAACGGGGGCACCTGCCGGGCAGCCGGTGGGGTGTATGAATGTATCTGCAGTGCGAGGTTCTCAGGCCAGTTCTGTGAAGTGGTG AAAAGCCTGCCGCTGCCACTGCCGTTCCCGCTGCTGGAGGTGGCGGTGCCCGCGGCCTGcgcctgcctcctcctcctcctcctgggcctcctcTCAGGGATCCTGGCGGCCAGGAAGCGCCGCCAGTCAGAGGGCACCTACAGCCCGAGCCAGCAGGAGGTGGCTGGGGCCCGGCTGGAGATGGACAGTGTCCTCAAGGTGCCGCCCGAGGAGAGACTCATCTAG
- the CRB2 gene encoding protein crumbs homolog 2 isoform X1: protein MALARPGTLAPRPPAPLLLQLLLLSPALALLGGTVPSETPSVCASDPCAPGAECQAMENGGYTCGPTEPRGCASQPCHHGALCVPQGPDPDGFRCYCVPGFQGPRCELDIDECASRPCHHGATCRNLADRYECHCPLGYAGVTCETEVDECASGPCLHGGSCLDGVGSYRCVCAPGYGGASCQLDLDECQSQPCAHGGRCHDLVNGFRCDCADTGYEGARCEQEVLECASAPCANNASCLEGLGTFRCLCWPGYSGQRCEVDEDECASGPCQHGGQCLQRSDPALYGGVQAAFPGTFSFRHAEGFLCRCPPGFEGDECDVDVDECASRPCLSGGRCQDLPNGFQCHCPDGYTGLTCQEDVDECLSEPCLHGGTCDNTVAGYTCWCPETWGGHDCSVRLTGCQGHTCPPAATCIPTFKSGLHSYACRCPPGTHGPFCGQNTTFSVVAGSPVRASVPAGGPPGLALRFRTTLPAGALATRTDTQDSLELALAGGTLQATLWSHGNATVLPLGPLDLALNDGHWHQAEISLRPGVLELRLWHEDCPARLCVASSAVAPAPVASAAPTPARFCSAQLGGAAFEGCLQDVRVDGHLLLPEDLGKNVLLGCERREQCQPPPCAHGGACVDLWTHFHCKCPRPYSGPTCADEVPAATFGLGGTLSSASFLLHQLPGPNLTVSFLLRTREPAGLLLQLANDSVAGLTVFLSKGQIQAEVLGGPALVLPGRWDDGLRHLVMLSFGPDQLQGLGQEVHVGGRLLPADAQPWGGPFRGCLQDLRLNDLHLRFFPPLPGNSSQPGELGSRQSWNLTMGCVSEDTCSPDPCLNGGMCLVTWNDFHCTCPVNFTGPTCAQRLWCPGQPCLPPATCEEVPDGFVCVAEATFREGPAVAFSGHNASSGRSLSGLSLAFRTRDSEAGLLRAAAGAHTVWLAVRNGSLAAGVRSGRGLPRAVLPASGPPVADGAWHRVRLAMERPEAAASRWLLWLDGAATPVALRGLAGDLGFLRGPGAALVQLAENFTGCLGRVAVGGLPLPLASPRPGAAPGSQEHFSAWPGAPAPHLGCHGARVCVPSPCLHGGGCRDLFDAFACACGPGWEGLRCEARADPCRSAPCARGRCHSRPDGGFECRCPPGFVGPRCRLPVLPEACSLNFTCLNGGPCEGGPRAANCSCQEGFAGQRCQIPCEANPCLNGGTCRAAGGVYECICSARFSGQFCEVVKSLPLPLPFPLLEVAVPAACACLLLLLLGLLSGILAARKRRQSEGTYSPSQQEVAGARLEMDSVLKVPPEERLI from the exons ATGGCGCTGGCCAGGCCGGGGACCCTGGCCCCCAGGCCCccggcccctctcctgctgcaGCTGCTGCTCTTGAGTCCTGCCCTGGCCCTCCTGGGTG GAACGGTGCCATCGGAGACCCCAAGTGTCTGTGCCTCAGACCCGTGCGCTCCAGGGGCCGAGTGCCAGGCTATGGAGAATGGTGGCTACACCTGTGGGCCCACAGAGCCCCGGGGTTGTGCCAGCCAGCCATGCCACCATGGCGCTCTGTGTGTGCCCCAGGGCCCAGATCCCGATGGCTTCCGCTGCTACTGCGTGCCCGGATTCCAGGGCCCACGCTGTGAGCTGGACATTGACGAGTGTGCATCCCGGCCCTGCCACCACGGGGCCACCTGTCGCAACCTGGCTGATCGCTATGAGTGCCACTGCCCCCTTGGCTATGCAG GGGTGACCTGCGAGACGGAGGTGGACGAGTGTGCCTCGGGGCCCTGCCTGCACGGGGGCTCGTGCCTGGACGGCGTGGGCTCCTACCGCTGCGTGTGCGCGCCGGGCTACGGGGGCGCGAGCTGCCAGCTGGACCTGGACGAGTGCCAGAGCCAGCCGTGCGCGCACGGGGGCCGGTGCCACGACCTGGTCAACGG GTTCCGGTGCGACTGCGCGGACACGGGCTACGAGGGTGCGCGCTGCGAGCAGGAGGTGCTGGAGTGCGCGTCGGCTCCCTGCGCGAACAACGCGTCCTGCCTCGAGGGCCTCGGGACCTTCCGCTGCCTCTGCTGGCCAG GCTACAGTGGCCAGCGGTGCGAGGTGGATGAGGACGAGTGTGCGTCGGGCCCCTGCCAGCATGGGGGACAGTGCCTGCAGCGCTCAGACCCAGCCCTCTACGGAGGCGTCCAGGCTGCCTTCCCCGGCACCTTCAGCTTCCGTCACGCTGAGGGTTTCCTATGCCGCTGCCCTCCGGGCTTTGAGG GGGACGAATGTGACGTGGATGTGGACGAGTGTGCCTCACGGCCATGCCTCAGTGGAGGCCGCTGCCAGGACCTGCCCAATGGCTTCCAGTGCCACTGTCCGGATGGCTACACAG GCCTGACGTGTCAGGAAGATGTGGACGAATGCCTGTCGGAGCCCTGCCTCCATGGCGGGACCTGTGATAACACCGTGGCAGGCTATACCTGCTGGTGCCCGGAGACCTGGGGCGGGCACGACTGCTCTGTGCGGCTCACCGGCTGCCAGGGCCACACTTGCCCACCCGCTGCCACCTGCATCCCCACCTTCAAGTCTGGGCTCCATAGCTATGCCTGCCGCTGCCCACCTGGTACCCACGGACCTTTTTGTGGCCAGAACACCACCTTCTCTGTGGTGGCTGGGAGCCCTGTGCGGGCCTCGGTGCCAGCTGGAGGTCCCCCGGGTCTGGCACTGAGGTTTCGCACCACACTACCTGCCGGTGCCTTGGCCACTCGCACTGACACTCAGGACAGCTTGGAGCTGGCACTGGCGGGGGGCACGCTTCAGGCCACACTCTGGAGCCATGGCAACGCCACCGTGCTTCCCCTGGGGCCGCTGGACCTGGCCCTAAATGATGGCCACTGGCACCAAGCCGAGATTTCGCTCCGCCCGGGGGTCCTGGAGCTGCGGCTCTGGCATGAGGACTGCCCTGCCCGGCTGTGTGTGGCTTCCAGTGCTGTGGCCCCAGCTCCCGTGGCTTCCGCGGCACCGACGCCTGCCAGGTTCTGCTCCGCCCAGCTGGGTGGCGCAGCCTTCGAAGGCTGCCTCCAGGACGTGCGTGTGGACGGTCACCTCCTGCTGCCTGAGGATCTCGGCAAGAATGTCCTCCTGGGCTGCGAGCGCCGTGAACAGTGTCAGCCTCCGCCTTGTGCCCATGGAGGGGCCTGCGTGGACCTGTGGACTCACTTCCACTGCAAATGCCCCCGGCCCTACAGTGGTCCTACATGTGCTGATG AGGTTCCTGCTGCCACCTTTGGCTTGGGGGGCACCCTGAGCTCTGCCTCCTTCTTGCTCCACCAGCTGCCAGGCCCCAACCTCACCGTGTCCTTCCTCCTCCGTACTCGGGAACCTGCTGGCCTGCTGCTCCAACTTGCCAATGACTCAGTAGCTGGGCTAACAGTATTCCTGAGCAAGGGCCAGATCCAGGCTGAGGTGCTGGGCGGGCCCGCTCTGGTGCTCCCTGGGCGCTGGGATGATGGGCTCCGCCACCTGGTGATGCTCAGCTTCGGGCCTGACCAGCTGCAGGGCTTGGGGCAGGAGGTGCACGTGGGTGGGAGGCTCCTCCCTGCAGACGCCCAGCCCTGGGGTGGGCCCTTCCGAGGCTGCCTCCAGGACCTGCGACTCAATGACCTCCACCTCCGATTCTTTCCGCCGCTGCCGGGGAACTCAAGCCAGCCCGGCGAGCTGGGCAGCAGGCAGTCCTGGAACCTCACCATGGGCTGCGTCTCCGAGGACACATGCAGT CCTGACCCCTGTCTCAATGGTGGAATGTGTCTCGTCACCTGGAATGACTTCCACTGCACCTGCCCTGTCAACTTCACGGGGCCAACATGTGCCCAGCGGCTGTGGTGTCCTGGCCAGCCCTGCCTCCCGCCTGCCACCTGCGAGGAGGTCCCCGATGGCTTTGTCT GTGTGGCCGAAGCCACGTTCCGCGAGGGCCCCGCCGTCGCTTTCAGCGGGCACAACGCGTCGTCGGGGCGCTCGCTCAGCGGCCTCTCGCTGGCCTTCCGCACGCGCGACTCCGAGGCCGGGCTGCTGCGCGCCGCCGCGGGCGCCCACACCGTCTGGCTGGCAGTGCGCAACGGCTCCCTGGCGGCGGGCGTGCGCAGCGGCCGCGGCCTGCCCAGGGCGGTGCTGCCGGCGTCGGGGCCGCCCGTGGCCGATGGCGCCTGGCACCGCGTGCGCCTGGCCATGGAGCGCCCGGAGGCCGCCGCGTCGCGCTGGCTGCTGTGGCTGGACGGCGCGGCGACGCCCGTGGCGCTGCGCGGCCTGGCCGGCGACCTGGGCTTCCTGCGCGGTCCGGGCGCCGCGCTCGTCCAGCTGGCTGAGAACTTCACCGGCTGCCTGGGTCGCGTGGCCGTGGGCGGCCTCCCGCTGCCCCTGGCGTCCCCGCGGCCCGGCGCGGCCCCCGGCTCGCAGGAGCACTTCTCGGCCTGGCCCGGGGCGCCGGCCCCGCACCTCGGCTGCCACGGCGCGCGCGTGTGTGTCCCCTCGCCCTGCCTGCACGGCGGCGGCTGCCGAGACCTCTTCGACGCCTTCGCCTGCGCCTGCGGCCCGGGCTGGGAGGGCCTGCGCTGCGAGGCCCGCGCCGACCCGTGTCGCTCGGCGCCCTGTGCTCGAGGTCGCTGCCACTCGCGCCCCGACGGCGGTTTCGAGTGCCGCTGCCCGCCTGGCTTCGTGGGCCCGCGCTGCAG ACTGCCTGTCCTGCCAGAGGCGTGCAGCTTGAACTTCACCTGCCTCAATGGTGGCCCCTGTGAGGGTGGGCCCCGGGCTGCCAACTGCAGCTGCCAGGAGGGCTTTGCTGGCCAGAG ATGTCAGATCCCCTGTGAAGCCAACCCCTGCTTGAACGGGGGCACCTGCCGGGCAGCCGGTGGGGTGTATGAATGTATCTGCAGTGCGAGGTTCTCAGGCCAGTTCTGTGAAGTGGTG AAAAGCCTGCCGCTGCCACTGCCGTTCCCGCTGCTGGAGGTGGCGGTGCCCGCGGCCTGcgcctgcctcctcctcctcctcctgggcctcctcTCAGGGATCCTGGCGGCCAGGAAGCGCCGCCAGTCAGAGGGCACCTACAGCCCGAGCCAGCAGGAGGTGGCTGGGGCCCGGCTGGAGATGGACAGTGTCCTCAAGGTGCCGCCCGAGGAGAGACTCATCTAG